The Lolium perenne isolate Kyuss_39 chromosome 6, Kyuss_2.0, whole genome shotgun sequence genome segment ataacataagtattgtgtcccaatatgaaatatatcaatgaataacagcaaattatgatataaaatagtgatgcaaattggacgtatcatgatactcaggcggtcattcttcacaggctcagtggtgagcaaggacatccacctcagcctccagttcaccccGCCTACAGTGGGTGGCACTCTTCCCAGGTTCCGTGGATTGACCTTGAGTAGAGTATTCAGAGGGCCAACATCGCTCGCGACTCCCCTCCAGCTGCTGACAGTGATGATGAGCATGTCTCCGAGACGGACTCCGAGTGAtctccatggggcgagtagcatcgcgcttttcCCCCTTTTTGGcgtttcgatgccaaagggggagaagtgttctatttagGCCTTCTACGGGATTTGCATGGggagggcacaagcatatgcgtttaccaTTCCTTTATAGCTTGTGTCCTCGTTTATTTCATTCGTTTGAACTATTTGGCTTGGTTTGTTCGTTCAAAACTATGTTATATGTGTGGTTGTGAGACATTGTGTTAAGGATTTCGGaattctatatgttgagaccaaGGCTTATGATATGGTGTGTTATTTTAAATATTCGGTAttatatatctccatatgggtatGGTCTCTATCACCTTATCTcaaccatatatatatatgtcgatGTCTCTTGTTTTGAGTTCATGATGGatatcttgtgttgaggcacctcgcacctatatactgtgcatttgtattcaaatgcaaattacttgtatgcacacatgtagggggagcgcctctatgttttgccaacatGATTTGTTCTCTCTAGTGGTTTCACTGCAAAtctgtatattgtcatcaaacaccaaaaagggggagattgaaagaacatctctcggtTTATGTTTTgaatgtttgatgacaatatgtgtgatacactaatgtttaatGAGATGGTGCAGATAATATATATGTTTATGGTTGTGGTTGTTTTGTGTGAAAAAACAAGTCAAAAGGCAGCATAATCAAATTctccaggccggattttccgggccggatatttgcaaaatatccggcccctgaaaacggctaaggactttctGGCGACGAAacactggataggggccggatttttggccggacttttggccggaatTTCCCAGAGGCCGGATTTTTCAGGGGGGCCGAATTATCCGGCCCTCACttacaccggataatccggcccccaaaatgccccaacggctggattttgatgggggtataaatacccctcttcttcctcctccccaaGCTGCTTAATCATTGCCCAaattctgccaagcttcaccaccattagagccacctcaagaaacacaagatttacaagatctcctcctccacccaaccaaagctcttgattttTGGAGATTCGAATGAGAAGACcctgatctacatcctcaccgaagcgatttgcattttcccctcatatgcttgagggccctcttgctagtgttcctatttagaATCTCTAGTTGTTTATTGTTGATGTgttcttgttgattgttgtgttgttacagatttgggagcctccaatttggttgtggatgtgtgccccaagaaccttgtaaaggcccggttttcgcctcgagaaaatcccttagtggaagtgggctaggctttcgtggcgttgctcacaggagtcctgagtgaagccttcgtggcattggtttggctttcgtagcaaccacactcttccaaacgtagacgtaccttcttgcaaaggaagggaactacgggaatcaactccgtgtctccgcgtgctccactctcggttacctctatccaatTACCTCtcatatatattgcgtagctatcttgcttagttgttagccttgtcatataggtaaattcacatagttgcatatctagagaatttacctttgtgtcaagcctaaattgaaaaagaactaaaaattggttagcacctattcaccacccccccccccccccctctaggtgcggcatacgatcctttcaccggcccaagcctaccggcgacAAGCCTTGTTTCGCTCATCAGAAGTTAGCctgcctttagtatatgaatttggatcacaatataacagttAGCCCCAAAATTTAAATTTGTGGTATTGCTAAAGTTTGCCAAATATTAGATGAGCCGTTATACTTAAAACTGTGCTTCcgtgcaattttttttttttaaatttaaacacAATAAGTGGACAAAATAATGGgagaaaagaaaagcaaaagCATAAAGTAGAGCGAGGTGAGGTGTGCACGCAACGCAATAATAGAAGCGGGGCGTTGACCGGGTAGAGGCGCGCGCGGGGTCTCCTCTCCTCCCCCGATTCTCGCCACGTCACACACGCGCCGTTCGTTCTCATCCACTCCCCTCCCTCACCCCCTCTCCCTCTTTCCTCTCTCCTTCCTCCCCACCCTCGCTCTCCTTCCTCCCCGATCTCTCTGCCCTCTCATGCACGAGAGGCCGCCGGGGCCATCGCTAGCTGCCGTGCTTTCGGTCCTGCTGTTGTCGCTGTCCCTGCTCGCGGGGCCGTCCTACTGCTGGTGGTGCAGCGAGGAGGACCAGCCGTGCTCGCCGCCGATGGGGTTCCGCAGTGACGGCTCGCcggccaccggtggcgggatcagGTGAGGATGCATCCTTTTCTCCTGCTTGCGCCTACTAGTTGCTTGATCCGGGTCGTCCAGAGGTTGGGTGGTTTGTTTGTGCCTTTGTGGTGAGGAGGAGAGATCCCTACGTGGATGTTGAGATGAGCGCGTGCCGAGGTAGGTGACCTGTGCCTGCTGGTCTAGTGCTGAGCTATAGGCCAACTTGTCTCGGACGTCAGTCGGGAGCGGGAGGCAGCCTTTCAATTAGATCTGTCCGATTCACAAAATATGCGGCAGTGAGTTTGGTGTCATATAATCGTGTTTTAGGGGCAGAAGTGGTTTTAGGGGTCATATGTCACGCGCAAGTCCTGGCGTGAGGATCTgctgaaagaaagaaaaaaagatcgATCTGTTCTGCCTGGCGTATTAACAACACTGCTGTCGGTCGTCTTTCTCTAGCCAATTCACTACCTCTCTGCACACGGTTTTGAATAAACCACCATTAAGGCGTTACACTGGGCAATATACTAACAGATTCGTCAAATAATCATTGAAGCAGTTGGAAATCCATGTCACGCCTAACCATTTCTATGTGCGATACTTTATCATGTAACGGAAAATACTCCATTCATTGTCCGTATGACCACGTACTCCGTACTTCGGAAATGAAGCGGAGGTCAGAAGATGGCGAATAGTACCTTCAAATACTATGTTTACATATGTTGGAGTACGCAAAGTACTCGTGGTTCATAAGACTCGCACATTCGATTCCACATGAAATGCTGTATAATGGGTCCCCTGAATTTGTATTGTCGGTTAACTGATAGCTTATTTTTCTTTTGCCATTGCAGTGAAAAAGGCAGGTTCAGTTATGGGTTTGCAAGTTGTCCTGGGAAGAGGGCATCAATGGAGGATTTCTATGAGACAAGAGTCGATGATGTTGATGGAGAGACCGTTGGGCTGTTTGGGGTGTTTGACGGTACGAGGTTCCTAGTgccagaaaagaaaacatttattatTTGTTTAGGGCTTCATATGTCAGCAGCTCCTTGATCATTTTTTTGTTAGTTAGCTAATTACTGTATACTGTATTTGGCTTTTCTTATAGGTCACGGTGGAGCTCGAGCAGCTGAATATGTGAAGAAACACCTTTTCAGCAATTTAATCAAGCATCCAAAATTCATGACAGAAACTAATGCTGCTATTGGTAGGTTTATCATGCGTAAAATATTGCGGACCGAAATATTTCTACTACCCCGGTAGAGAGTGATCATGATTTCCTCTGCTCTTTTTCTGCAGCTGAAACATTCAACCATACTGATTCGGAGTTCCTGAAAGCTGATAGTAGCCACAGCAGAGATGCTGGCTCAACTGCCTCAACAGCTATTCTTGTTGGTGGTCGCTTGGTGGTTGCAAATGTTGGGGATTCTAGAGCTGTTGTCTCTAAAGGAGGGAAGGGTAAGTCCATTGTCTATATCCCTATTCCTGTACCCTTGATTTCACCTGAAAGTTCATAATGTTGTGTTTTTTTTTTCCTGTGGCTACGTGGGTGTGGCAGTTGCAATTAAGTGTGTATAACATGATCTCACATTAGTCTCATTTCACTTGCGTTGGACGATCATGATGTTTGCTGCATCCCACCTTTGCAGCAATTGCGGTTTCGAGGGATCACAAGCCGGACCAGACAGATGAGAGACAGCGAATTGAGGAAGCTGGAGGCTTTGTGATGTGGGCTGGTATTTTCATGAGGCCTCTGGAACTCGCTACTTCACTTTGGCTTATAACTAGTATTAATTCtgattctttactgttcttttttTTGCAGGGACATGGCGTGTTGGTGGTGTTCTTGCTGTTTCTCGAGCATTTGGTGATAAACTTTTAAAGCAGTATGTTGTCGCTGATCCAGAGATCAAGGTTTGGCCCTTGTTTGCTTGCATAGTTCTCAACTAGCACCTAGACTTGCAGGTTTTCGATTATATTCATGGTAGTGATTCATCATCATAACTAGCAGCCTTGTAAGTCAATGGTAGCCTCCTTATAGAGTATTCATGTTAGTCATTCATCATCATAACTACCAGCCTCGTTTTCGTTTAAGGAAGATATAATGGCATCCATTCTTCCTAGGAAGGGGGAGATCAAGGCTAATACACCTGATGATTAAacatttatgaagtcaagcatcttTGTCACTGTCTTTTACTGTTATTTACAGGAGGAGGTAGTTGATGGCTCACTCGAATTCCTTATCCTCGCGAGCGATGGACTGTGGGATGTTGTCACTAATGACGTAAGGGCATTATTTACTGAAGATTCTCCTCCATATGCTGCTATTGTCCTGTAGTACTCAATGGGTTATCCCGAACATTCTATTTTCCAGGAAGCTGTTGCAATGGTCAAGCCAATAGAGGATCCTGAGCAAGCAGCAAAGAGACTGCTCCAAGAAGCTTCTGTAAGAGGGAGCGCTGACAACATCACCGTTGTCATAGTCCGCTTTTTGGATGGAACAACGACTACTGGAGCCGGACCAAGTGAGGAGGTCGCCAAGGACCAGTCTTCATAGTTTGTTCTCGTTCTTCGATGCTGTCATATCCTCAGTTGTATCTGATGCTCAAAGTAGATGCCCTCCGGCAGCACCCTGCCATGCTGCTAAGGAAAACTGACTTGGCCTTGATTTCATTCTCGTTCCATGCTCCCGGCTATCCTAGATGGTAATGTGGGATCAGAGGGATTGTGGGGATAGTCTTGTTACCATACGATCCAAGGAGGACTTTATTTTTTCTGTCTTCTTGATGAACCTTGTAATGTGTAGCTTCCGTGCTGGTGCTTCATGCAGGTGATTTTTAGCAGTGAATGCATGTAACTCTACTATTTGAATGATTTGAACGAAGTTTAGTTCTTCTCATGTCTTCTTCAAAGTTCAGAATTGCCTGTCGATGATAATTAACCTCTGTTAATCAAGCAGCCAATATCACCTGTTTCTCCTCTTAAGAATGTTGATACATTTTAGAGAGAAGTCCAATTTACCCCCCTAAACTTGTCTCAAAGTTCAGCTTACAACCCTTAACTTTACTTTGGTTCAACTTTCAACCCTGAATTCTAAAAACGGCTCAAAATCACCCCTTGCATTGTATTAAGCTGGTTTTTCTTGTACCGTGTATGTTGTATGTTGATGAGTTGGCACAGTATATAGGCAGAAAAGCCGCTAACTGGCGAGAAAAACCGGTTCAATACATGTCAAAAAAGGGTAGAAGGTCCAATTCCGAACGGTTTATAAAATTCAGGGTTGAAGATTGAACCAAAATAAAGTTGAGGGTTGTAATCTGAACTTTGAGGCGAGTTTAGGGGGGTAAATTGGACTTAGAACCTGTTCTGAATTAAGTACTACTCAGGGATACCACGTTAGCCTAGCCGTATTTCATAGGTTGTGGATTGAATATTCTCTTAACTTTATATAGGAATATAATCATGCGAGTCAGTGCCTGATATAGTAATGTTACGTTACACACATCATTTGTAGTTGCAAACATAAACGTCTTTGTTTAGTTCCAATATCCAAACATGACCACCTCAGAGAATTATCCAGCACTTGGGTTCTACGTTTGAAAGGAACATTTACAAAGCATTTTGATGCAGGTGGGCCAATATTAGTATACCCTCTTCCTTATTTAGTTCTAAAAATGAACTAACTTTTGTGATGATGATCATAGTTAATTTATTTTTTTACTAAAAAGGTTAGAGGGTAtccaaggaagatctagatatgaaACTAGATGTCGAGATTACAacattaagagcatctccaacaggcgctgtATCTAAAAAAGTGGCTAGTTTAGCGCGCGAGAGAACCATATTGATGCTTCAACAAATGCTGCAACCGGTGCTGTAAAGTGGAGCGCGCTGCAAAAGCGCTATCCCGTGCGCTATATCTACCGCGCCGGAAAGAGCGCGCGGTACAAATCGCGGGCAGAAACAACTACCCAGTTTTACAGCTCCAAAATTTAGAGCTTCTGTTGGAGGAGAATATGGCCTCACACGCGAAACACGTATGGAGCGTGCTGCAAAGTAGTTTTACAGCACCAAAATTTAGCgtttctgttggagatgctctaaaccaAGTGACCATCTGGATATACAAACATGATGTAGAGATCGATTACACATTCCGACCCAGTTCATGGAGGAACTGTATTTGGGCACAAGAGATTCAGACGCGACAAAATGATTAAAATCTCGGACATTGTAAATTACGTAGTATGCTGAGCAATTATAGCTGATAAACAAAACTCGTACTTGGTAAATACAATGAAAAATGAACAAACTAAATAACATGGAGGATTGACTTCAGTTGCATAGAAGGCTGGATCAAATGACTACAAGATTGACACACGGAAATACCATCTGGTTACGGAAATCCACTCCGGCTCACAGATATAGATGCATCTGATGTTCAAAAGGCGCTATTTCAAAATATCTAATTTTTTTATAAATAAATAAATTTATCCGAGTGTCGCAGAACATTTTATGTTTGCACACAAAGTTTCATGAAAAAACTTTTTTGTGgcttgtgtaaaaaagacaatttCCGGTTCTCCATAATAGCTTTTCATGAGACACATTTTTGTATTTTTATATGTGCCCCCAAAAATTTCCTTTTTCCGCGGAACTTTATGTGTGAACATAGAATGACTCGATGTACACaaatgattttttttctgaaatttttgataTTTTGAATTGCATTTAAAATGCATCTTTCATAATGGGTTCATCcacacctatgagccaaaacaccactccaTCTGGTTAGCGACTTAGAACTGAATTTCATGTACTTATCTGACATTACATAAGAAAAGGTGGAGTACAAAAGTACTGTGGGGAAGGGAGAACACAAAGTTTGGGGAGgactgtttttttttatttgatGTAAAAAATTCTTCAAAGggtcgaaataaaaggtagaaattCGGAAGTGTGGTTGGAAAGTGTTTGATGTTTTTCGAATTTGGAGGCAACCACCTCTCTTGTCTTTAAGTTGAGCCAATTCTTCTTTCAACCTAAAATATCTTTGTTTTCCAAAGCGATAATCGTCATTTTATAGGATCCATAagtcatgtctttgaagcaatggGTTGACGTCTAGAATTAATGTTGTTCCCTGAATCTATGTTTGAACATATGAGAAGGTATATCCAAAGACATGCCTATGTGAAATTTGCAATCCTTCTCTTGTCTCCTATGCACTTACTTTGAAAATTAATGAACTATTCGTTGCGAGGGATGGGGATGTTAACTTTACAACTTCATAATCGCTATATACTCTCTTTTGAAACTCATCTTAACATGCTGCAGCCATTGAGCTAGTTGAAAAGAGATATAAACATAGGTTTAGGGTCTGAAATGCATTGGCAGAACCCTGCCTTCTCCTTCTTCAAGAAATATAGCTTAAAGTTTTAAATAAGGGGATCATCAAGACTGGCTACGTTAAGAAGCTAGAGACTTGGTATATGGATATAATCATGACTGCATAATTCGACATGGATATACATATTAAAAGTTGGGAGCGTCTAGGGAGCAAACGATGGCTGGTTAGTCGTACCCGGCCATCGCCCGAAAAAGGAAAGATTTCACCCGCTGTTTCTATTTGTGGAAATCCAACCTGATGTGTCCCTTTAAGCCAAACCTACACGTGCGAGCTAGTGCGTCTAGTCCCCACCACGTTCTCATCAAACCTCCACTAGTTGGTCCGTCTAGTCCCCACAacgttctttttcattttctctgGCTGCACATGCCAGTTGTTGCATCCAAAAGCTACCGTCTCTGCAGTTCTTTTTCACGCATTTTCCCAGGCTAAAACCGTGAAGCACAGGAGATCACCTCACACTTGCAGAACCTCCAAAAACATACACAATTTCACATAATCAAGAAACCTGATGAATATATAGACACAAAAAATAGGATCATGATGATATTGATACACATCAGCTAATTTCAATATCAGTTTCAAAATGGACAAGCTGCAAACTAACAGCTACTGAGCAACTATGCACATATCCGGTTCCGCTTGTATGTACTTTCACAAACTGGTGCTTCAATTTTTTCAATGACCACTGATCTGTAAGAAAACACAAACTAAGAAGAATTAGTACCATAAAATTGAATGTGAC includes the following:
- the LOC127308360 gene encoding probable protein phosphatase 2C 10, producing MHERPPGPSLAAVLSVLLLSLSLLAGPSYCWWCSEEDQPCSPPMGFRSDGSPATGGGISEKGRFSYGFASCPGKRASMEDFYETRVDDVDGETVGLFGVFDGHGGARAAEYVKKHLFSNLIKHPKFMTETNAAIAETFNHTDSEFLKADSSHSRDAGSTASTAILVGGRLVVANVGDSRAVVSKGGKAIAVSRDHKPDQTDERQRIEEAGGFVMWAGTWRVGGVLAVSRAFGDKLLKQYVVADPEIKEEVVDGSLEFLILASDGLWDVVTNDEAVAMVKPIEDPEQAAKRLLQEASVRGSADNITVVIVRFLDGTTTTGAGPSEEVAKDQSS